One window of the Chryseobacterium camelliae genome contains the following:
- a CDS encoding phospho-sugar mutase, with protein sequence MTTLEKAQLWLHESFDEETRKAVQLLIEGNSPDLEDSFYRELEFGTGGMRGVMGVGTNRLNKYTLGQATQGLANYMLKQFPNEEIKVAIAYDVRNNSKEFGKLVADVLTANGIKVLLFKDHRPTPELSFTVRDRKCNGGIVLTASHNPPEYNGYKVYWNDGAQIVPPHDEAIISEVYSVKFDEIKFNGNDDLIEWIGEEQDDVYIDACIEHSTYQNVGKENLNIVFTSIHGTTYTTVPKALEKAGFKKIDLVTEQMIPSGNFPTVDSPNPEEPAALEMAMDLAKITNADIVIGTDPDGDRLGIAVRNLEGEMQLLNGNQTNTILTYYILNEWRKQEKITGKEFIGSTIVTSDIFFDIAQKFGVGCKVGLTGFKWIGKMIRDFEGKEKFICGGEESFGFMTGDFVRDKDSCGSILLACEIAAWCKANGRTMYQYLMEIYQETGMYYEALVNLVRKGREGAEEILDMMKNFRENPPKELAGSPVEEVKDFKEQTSFLISKGERKAITDIPKSNVLIYYTQDGTKVCVRPSGTEPKIKFYISVKGALASEAEFADTLQALEEKAEQVKRDLQLT encoded by the coding sequence ATGACAACATTAGAAAAAGCACAACTTTGGTTGCACGAATCATTCGATGAAGAAACAAGAAAAGCCGTCCAGCTTCTGATTGAAGGCAATTCTCCGGATCTTGAAGACTCTTTTTACAGGGAACTGGAATTCGGGACAGGAGGGATGCGTGGCGTAATGGGTGTAGGAACCAATCGTTTAAATAAATACACGTTAGGTCAAGCTACACAGGGACTTGCAAACTATATGTTAAAGCAGTTTCCCAATGAAGAAATTAAAGTAGCGATTGCCTACGATGTAAGAAATAATTCAAAAGAGTTCGGAAAACTGGTTGCTGATGTTTTAACAGCCAACGGAATAAAAGTCCTTCTTTTCAAAGATCACAGGCCGACACCGGAGCTGTCTTTTACCGTACGTGACAGAAAATGCAACGGAGGGATTGTTCTTACGGCTTCCCATAACCCGCCGGAATATAACGGCTACAAAGTATACTGGAATGACGGGGCACAGATTGTTCCACCGCATGATGAAGCCATCATCAGTGAAGTATATTCCGTAAAATTTGATGAAATTAAATTCAACGGAAATGATGACCTGATCGAATGGATCGGTGAAGAGCAGGATGATGTCTATATCGATGCCTGCATTGAACATTCCACCTATCAGAATGTTGGGAAAGAAAACCTGAACATCGTGTTCACGTCCATCCACGGGACTACGTATACTACCGTTCCCAAAGCACTGGAAAAAGCAGGATTCAAAAAAATCGACCTGGTGACTGAGCAGATGATCCCAAGCGGGAATTTCCCTACGGTAGACTCTCCGAACCCGGAAGAGCCTGCTGCCCTGGAAATGGCGATGGATCTTGCTAAGATCACCAATGCGGATATCGTGATCGGTACTGACCCGGATGGAGACCGTCTTGGAATTGCCGTAAGGAACCTTGAAGGTGAAATGCAATTGCTGAACGGTAACCAGACCAACACGATTCTGACCTATTACATTCTTAATGAGTGGAGAAAGCAGGAAAAAATTACCGGAAAAGAATTCATCGGTTCTACCATCGTAACTTCCGATATCTTCTTTGATATTGCCCAGAAGTTTGGCGTAGGCTGCAAAGTTGGATTGACCGGATTTAAATGGATCGGAAAGATGATCCGTGATTTCGAAGGTAAAGAAAAATTTATATGCGGAGGCGAAGAAAGCTTCGGGTTTATGACCGGCGATTTTGTGAGAGATAAAGATTCATGCGGAAGCATCCTCCTGGCCTGCGAGATTGCAGCATGGTGCAAAGCCAATGGCAGGACCATGTACCAGTACCTGATGGAGATCTATCAGGAAACCGGAATGTACTACGAAGCATTGGTTAACCTGGTCAGAAAAGGCAGGGAAGGAGCAGAAGAAATTCTGGACATGATGAAAAACTTCAGGGAAAATCCGCCGAAAGAACTGGCCGGTTCACCTGTGGAAGAAGTAAAGGACTTTAAAGAGCAGACCAGCTTCCTGATCTCTAAAGGGGAACGTAAGGCTATCACCGACATTCCTAAATCCAATGTATTGATTTATTATACACAGGACGGGACAAAAGTTTGCGTAAGGCCTTCGGGAACAGAACCTAAAATTAAATTCTACATTTCTGTGAAAGGAGCACTGGCCTCAGAAGCTGAGTTTGCAGATACCCTTCAGGCACTCGAAGAAAAAGCAGAGCAGGTAAAAAGAGACCTGCAATTAACATAA
- a CDS encoding histidine kinase, with translation MKKLLLAFILVCSQWCLAQTAKEIIDKNIELSGGLTNWKLLNSVMLQGKVVLGVKDEYPIRIYQERPNLTKTVITIGNKETAIEGYDGTKGYAMNYAANKLQEYAEYVPENFDNDFIDWDNKGFTAQYLGKEKIGNIYCHKVELTKNFNNNIYYFDTKTYMLLKEIKKDETLNYSDYKKVGNLMMPFRIESSSSKKDGDYVMLINRIDTNKVFPANTFKFK, from the coding sequence ATGAAGAAATTACTGTTGGCATTTATTCTGGTTTGTTCCCAGTGGTGTTTGGCTCAGACGGCAAAGGAAATTATCGATAAAAATATTGAACTGTCCGGAGGACTTACGAACTGGAAGCTTCTTAACTCGGTAATGCTTCAGGGAAAGGTTGTTCTGGGCGTTAAAGATGAATACCCGATCAGGATCTATCAGGAACGTCCCAACCTCACTAAAACGGTGATTACCATCGGCAATAAGGAGACTGCGATTGAAGGATATGACGGTACGAAAGGGTATGCCATGAACTATGCAGCCAATAAGCTGCAGGAGTACGCCGAATATGTCCCTGAAAATTTTGATAATGACTTTATCGACTGGGACAACAAAGGATTTACTGCACAATACCTGGGAAAGGAAAAAATCGGGAATATCTATTGCCATAAAGTCGAGCTGACTAAAAATTTCAATAATAACATCTATTATTTCGATACCAAAACCTATATGCTTTTAAAGGAAATCAAGAAAGATGAAACCCTGAATTATTCAGACTACAAAAAAGTAGGCAACCTGATGATGCCGTTTAGGATAGAGTCTTCCAGTTCCAAGAAAGACGGGGATTACGTAATGCTGATCAACAGGATCGATACCAATAAAGTATTCCCGGCGAATACCTTCAAATTTAAATAA
- the kdsB gene encoding 3-deoxy-manno-octulosonate cytidylyltransferase, translating to MKIIAVIPARYEASRFPAKLMQTLGDKTVITTTYQNVVETGLFEEVFVATDSEIIFNEIVGNGGKAVMTGQHETGSDRIAEAVQNIDCDIVINVQGDEPFLKLEPLQQLIGVFREDHNQEISLASLKIRLHDKEEIENPNNVKVITDNNGFALYFSRSVIPFHRETAYEVSYFKHIGVYAFRKHALIQFSSLEMKPLEIAEKIECIRYLEYGMKIKMIETNFIGVGIDTPEDLEKARQLI from the coding sequence ATGAAAATCATTGCTGTAATTCCTGCACGGTATGAAGCCAGCCGTTTTCCGGCCAAGCTGATGCAGACACTGGGAGACAAGACAGTCATTACTACCACCTATCAGAATGTGGTGGAGACCGGTTTGTTTGAAGAAGTTTTTGTCGCTACGGATTCGGAAATAATCTTCAATGAGATTGTCGGTAATGGTGGAAAAGCGGTGATGACCGGCCAGCATGAAACCGGCAGCGACCGTATAGCAGAAGCTGTCCAGAACATCGATTGTGATATTGTCATCAATGTTCAGGGTGATGAACCATTTCTGAAGCTGGAACCTTTACAGCAGCTGATCGGAGTTTTCAGGGAAGACCATAACCAGGAGATTTCCCTCGCTTCCTTAAAAATAAGGTTGCATGACAAAGAAGAGATTGAAAACCCGAATAATGTAAAGGTAATTACGGATAACAATGGCTTTGCGCTTTACTTCAGCCGCTCTGTCATTCCTTTTCACAGGGAAACGGCTTACGAGGTGAGTTATTTTAAGCATATCGGGGTTTATGCATTCAGGAAGCATGCGCTCATCCAGTTTTCAAGCCTCGAAATGAAGCCTTTGGAAATTGCTGAAAAGATCGAATGCATCCGATACCTGGAATACGGAATGAAAATCAAGATGATAGAAACCAATTTTATCGGAGTAGGCATCGATACACCGGAAGATCTGGAGAAAGCCAGACAATTAATTTGA
- the atpD gene encoding F0F1 ATP synthase subunit beta gives MANQIKGKISQIIGPVIDVVFTDVEAIPSIYDALEITKENGEKVVLEVEQHIGEDTVRCIAMDATDGLKRGQDVIGFGNPITMPIGEAVNGRLFNVVGDAIDGMQNVSKEGGLPIHREAPKFDQLSTSAEVLFTGIKVIDLVEPYAKGGKIGLFGGAGVGKTVLIQELINNIAKGHGGLSVFAGVGERTREGNDLLREMLESGIIKYGDDFMHSMENGGWDLSKVDTEAMKDSKAAFVFGQMNEPPGARARVALSGLTLAEYYRDGGESGQGRDVLFFVDNIFRFTQAGSEVSALLGRMPSAVGYQPTLASEMGAMQERITSTKNGSITSVQAVYVPADDLTDPAPATTFAHLDATTVLDRKIASLGIYPAVDPLASTSRILAPEIIGEEHYNCAQRVKEILQRYKALQDIIAILGMEELSEEDKSVVYRARKVQRFLSQPFHVAEQFTGIPGSLVDIKDTIKGFNMIIDGELDHLPEAAFNLKGTIEEAIEAGQKMLAENA, from the coding sequence ATGGCAAACCAAATTAAAGGAAAAATTTCTCAAATTATTGGTCCGGTAATCGACGTAGTCTTTACAGATGTGGAAGCTATTCCAAGTATTTATGACGCGTTAGAAATTACCAAAGAAAACGGTGAAAAAGTAGTTTTAGAGGTAGAGCAGCATATTGGAGAAGATACAGTAAGATGTATCGCAATGGACGCGACTGACGGTCTTAAAAGAGGTCAGGATGTCATCGGGTTCGGAAATCCTATTACCATGCCTATCGGTGAGGCTGTAAACGGAAGACTTTTCAACGTAGTAGGTGATGCTATCGACGGAATGCAGAATGTTTCCAAAGAGGGAGGTTTACCAATCCACAGAGAAGCACCTAAATTTGATCAGCTTTCAACTTCTGCAGAAGTTTTATTTACAGGTATCAAAGTAATCGACCTTGTTGAGCCTTACGCAAAAGGAGGTAAAATCGGTTTGTTCGGTGGTGCCGGTGTAGGTAAAACCGTACTGATCCAGGAGTTGATTAACAATATTGCTAAAGGACACGGAGGTCTTTCGGTATTCGCCGGTGTAGGGGAAAGAACGAGAGAAGGAAATGACCTTTTAAGAGAGATGCTGGAATCCGGAATCATCAAGTATGGTGACGATTTCATGCATTCTATGGAAAACGGAGGATGGGATCTTTCTAAAGTGGATACAGAAGCCATGAAAGATTCTAAAGCAGCTTTCGTTTTCGGACAGATGAATGAGCCACCAGGTGCAAGAGCGAGAGTAGCCCTTTCCGGTCTTACCTTGGCTGAATATTACAGAGACGGTGGAGAAAGCGGACAGGGTAGAGATGTACTGTTCTTCGTAGACAACATCTTCCGTTTCACCCAGGCAGGTTCTGAGGTATCTGCACTTCTTGGACGTATGCCTTCTGCGGTAGGTTACCAGCCGACACTTGCTTCTGAGATGGGAGCGATGCAGGAAAGGATTACTTCCACTAAAAACGGATCCATTACTTCCGTACAGGCGGTTTACGTACCTGCGGATGACTTAACTGACCCGGCTCCTGCTACAACGTTTGCCCACTTGGATGCCACTACAGTACTGGACAGAAAGATCGCTTCACTGGGTATCTATCCTGCGGTAGATCCTTTGGCTTCCACGTCAAGAATCCTTGCTCCGGAAATCATCGGTGAAGAGCATTACAACTGTGCACAAAGAGTAAAAGAAATCCTTCAGAGATATAAAGCACTTCAGGATATTATTGCTATCCTTGGTATGGAAGAACTTTCCGAAGAAGATAAATCTGTTGTATACCGTGCAAGAAAAGTTCAGAGATTCTTATCTCAGCCTTTCCACGTTGCAGAACAGTTTACAGGGATCCCGGGATCATTGGTAGATATCAAAGATACCATCAAAGGTTTCAACATGATCATCGACGGAGAACTGGATCACTTACCGGAAGCTGCTTTCAACCTTAAAGGAACCATTGAAGAAGCTATTGAAGCCGGACAAAAAATGTTAGCTGAAAACGCTTAA
- a CDS encoding pyridoxal phosphate-dependent aminotransferase, producing the protein MKVSKLAANLIGSEIVKIGNEVNDLKAKGAEIANLTIGDLNSNIYPIPAKLKEEIQKAYQNNLTNYPPANGLLSLRKEVSKDLKTRWNLDYAPDDILITAGSRPLIYAVYKTIVDEGDKVVYPIPSWNNNHYAYLTSADAVEVKTTPENNFLPTAADLQPHLDGAVLVALCSPLNPTGTMFTREQLSEICELILAENKKRGEDEKPLYLMYDQIYSNLTFGAEHVDPVSLFPEMKDYTIYIDGISKCLAATGVRVGWGFGPAPIIDKMKALLTHVGAWAPKPEQEATARYYENPEDVNAFVEDFKGKLEQSLKVLHSGIQDLKNKGLAVDSIEPMGALYLTIKFDYIGKTKPDGTVIENSSDLVFYLINEAGVALVPFSAFGEEKSEPWFRASVGGLATEEISAMMPKLENSLNNLK; encoded by the coding sequence GTGAAAGTTTCAAAATTAGCGGCGAACCTGATTGGTTCCGAAATTGTAAAAATTGGTAATGAAGTCAATGATTTGAAAGCAAAAGGTGCTGAAATTGCCAACCTTACCATTGGAGACCTGAATTCTAATATCTATCCGATACCGGCAAAACTGAAAGAAGAAATTCAGAAAGCCTATCAGAATAACCTGACGAATTATCCGCCGGCTAACGGACTTTTATCTTTGAGAAAAGAGGTTTCCAAAGACCTTAAAACCAGATGGAACCTGGATTATGCGCCTGATGACATCCTCATTACAGCAGGTTCAAGACCCCTGATTTATGCCGTTTACAAGACCATTGTTGATGAAGGGGATAAAGTAGTCTATCCGATCCCTTCATGGAACAATAACCACTACGCCTACCTTACTTCAGCCGACGCTGTAGAAGTAAAGACAACGCCTGAGAATAACTTCCTTCCGACTGCTGCTGATCTTCAACCGCATCTGGATGGTGCTGTACTGGTAGCACTTTGTTCTCCACTGAATCCTACCGGAACCATGTTCACCAGGGAACAGCTTTCTGAGATCTGTGAACTGATCCTGGCCGAAAACAAAAAAAGAGGCGAAGATGAAAAGCCGCTTTACCTGATGTATGACCAGATTTATTCCAACCTTACGTTTGGGGCAGAGCATGTAGATCCTGTTTCCCTTTTCCCGGAAATGAAAGACTACACCATTTATATCGACGGGATTTCCAAATGCCTGGCTGCAACCGGAGTACGGGTAGGATGGGGATTCGGTCCTGCACCTATCATTGACAAAATGAAAGCGCTCCTTACGCACGTTGGTGCATGGGCACCGAAACCGGAGCAGGAGGCCACGGCAAGATATTATGAAAACCCTGAAGACGTGAATGCCTTTGTGGAAGATTTCAAAGGGAAACTGGAACAGAGCCTGAAAGTACTTCACAGTGGGATCCAGGACCTTAAAAATAAAGGCCTTGCCGTAGACAGCATCGAACCGATGGGAGCCCTGTATCTTACGATAAAATTTGACTATATCGGAAAAACGAAGCCTGACGGAACGGTGATCGAAAATTCTTCCGATTTGGTATTCTACTTAATTAACGAAGCGGGGGTTGCCTTGGTTCCATTCTCAGCTTTCGGGGAGGAAAAATCCGAGCCCTGGTTCAGAGCTTCCGTAGGAGGATTGGCTACAGAGGAAATTTCAGCCATGATGCCGAAGCTTGAGAATAGTTTGAATAATCTTAAATAG
- a CDS encoding bifunctional riboflavin kinase/FAD synthetase, translated as MNVYKNFSDYTSHRPLALSLGMFDGVHIGHKSIIDELKKTGHEKDLETAILTFWPHPRFVFNPDEDLKLLNTLDEKTVLMEKYGIQNLFLKEFDAGFRNLTGEEFVRQILVDALHVKYLIIGYDHSFGKNKSGNFELLQKLSGELGFEVEQMEAINIHENNISSTKIRKALLTGNIREANEMLGYSYSVSGTVVHGKKIGRTIGYPTANIETDSIKLLPKKGAYIVEVFVQGKHYKGMLSVGTNPTVNGEKLTVEVYILDFAGDIYGKDITVRFRDFLHDEIKFEGMDKLIERLDEDKRLTEEFEF; from the coding sequence TTGAACGTTTATAAAAATTTCAGCGATTATACTTCACACAGACCTCTCGCATTGTCTTTAGGGATGTTTGACGGTGTGCATATCGGCCATAAAAGCATTATTGATGAACTGAAAAAGACCGGACATGAGAAAGATCTGGAAACCGCTATCCTTACTTTCTGGCCGCATCCGAGATTTGTTTTCAATCCTGACGAAGACCTGAAACTCCTGAATACACTGGATGAGAAGACTGTCCTGATGGAAAAGTACGGCATTCAGAACCTCTTCCTGAAAGAGTTTGATGCCGGGTTCAGGAACCTTACCGGTGAAGAATTTGTCCGTCAGATCCTGGTTGATGCCCTGCATGTAAAATATCTGATTATCGGTTACGACCACTCCTTCGGGAAAAACAAAAGCGGAAACTTTGAACTGCTTCAGAAGCTTTCCGGGGAGCTGGGCTTTGAAGTCGAACAGATGGAGGCGATCAATATCCACGAAAATAACATCAGCTCCACTAAAATCCGTAAGGCACTTTTAACGGGAAACATCAGGGAAGCCAATGAAATGCTGGGATATTCCTATTCCGTTTCGGGAACTGTTGTTCACGGGAAGAAGATCGGGAGGACCATCGGCTATCCTACCGCTAATATTGAAACGGATTCCATTAAGCTTCTTCCTAAAAAAGGAGCGTATATCGTTGAAGTCTTTGTACAGGGCAAGCACTACAAAGGGATGTTGAGCGTGGGAACCAATCCGACCGTTAACGGAGAGAAACTTACCGTAGAAGTATACATCCTTGATTTTGCAGGAGATATTTACGGAAAAGACATCACGGTGAGATTCCGGGATTTCCTGCATGACGAAATTAAGTTCGAAGGCATGGACAAGCTAATTGAAAGACTGGATGAAGATAAAAGATTAACCGAAGAATTTGAATTCTAA
- a CDS encoding MmcQ/YjbR family DNA-binding protein: protein MDANEILDYCLAKKGVTESFPFDNETLVLKVGGKMFLLMPLERMPLQINVKTDPEWSAELREQYPQVNGAFHMNKTHWNSVMTDGLKRDLIFKLIDQSYELVFNSLTKKAKEEIINR, encoded by the coding sequence ATGGATGCCAATGAAATTCTTGACTACTGCCTCGCGAAGAAAGGGGTAACCGAAAGTTTTCCTTTCGATAATGAAACCCTGGTTTTAAAGGTTGGCGGTAAAATGTTCCTTCTGATGCCGCTGGAAAGAATGCCGCTTCAGATCAATGTAAAAACAGATCCGGAATGGAGTGCAGAACTTCGGGAGCAATATCCGCAGGTCAACGGAGCATTTCATATGAATAAAACCCACTGGAATTCGGTGATGACGGATGGTTTAAAGAGAGACCTGATTTTTAAATTAATCGATCAGTCGTATGAATTGGTATTTAATTCGCTGACGAAAAAAGCGAAAGAAGAAATTATAAATCGTTAG
- a CDS encoding glutathione peroxidase, which yields MKKIFLLLLSFMAFFNSCAQKKSEASKTKTKALMGKTIYDYKVESLDGKEINFADFKGKKILVVNTASECGFTPQYADLEKLYGEYKDKLVIVGFPANNFGGQEPGTNKEIGAFCQKNYGVTFPMAAKVSVKGDDTAPIFKYLTEKDLNGVKNTTILWNFTKFLIDENGKLIDSFVSTTKPTDEAITKYLK from the coding sequence ATGAAAAAAATCTTTTTACTGCTGCTTTCTTTCATGGCTTTTTTCAACAGCTGTGCCCAGAAGAAAAGTGAAGCATCCAAAACAAAAACCAAAGCGCTTATGGGAAAGACCATTTACGACTACAAAGTAGAAAGTCTGGACGGAAAAGAAATCAATTTTGCAGATTTCAAAGGAAAGAAAATCCTTGTGGTCAATACGGCATCAGAATGCGGATTTACGCCTCAGTATGCAGATCTTGAGAAACTGTACGGGGAATACAAAGACAAACTGGTCATTGTTGGATTTCCTGCCAACAACTTTGGCGGACAGGAGCCGGGAACCAATAAGGAAATCGGTGCTTTCTGCCAGAAAAATTATGGGGTAACCTTCCCGATGGCTGCTAAAGTTTCGGTAAAAGGGGATGATACTGCACCGATCTTCAAGTATCTTACTGAAAAAGATCTGAACGGTGTTAAAAATACGACCATCCTATGGAACTTTACGAAATTCCTGATCGATGAAAACGGTAAGCTGATTGATTCTTTCGTAAGTACTACAAAACCTACGGACGAGGCCATTACGAAATACCTGAAATAG
- a CDS encoding FoF1 ATP synthase subunit delta/epsilon, protein MNIKILTPEYVVFEGEVDSVLLPGKHGEFHIMKNHAGIVSSLVGGKVKLYAKAINEAYAKNFTKENEKDSVFSYPITSGVVEFNHNKGIILCE, encoded by the coding sequence ATGAATATAAAAATTTTAACACCAGAATACGTAGTTTTTGAAGGAGAAGTAGATTCTGTACTGTTGCCGGGCAAGCATGGTGAATTTCACATCATGAAAAACCACGCAGGCATCGTTTCTTCTTTAGTGGGAGGTAAAGTAAAGCTGTATGCGAAAGCCATCAATGAAGCTTATGCTAAGAATTTCACCAAAGAAAATGAAAAAGATTCTGTTTTTTCTTATCCTATTACCAGTGGTGTTGTAGAATTTAATCATAACAAAGGAATCATTCTTTGCGAATAA
- a CDS encoding NAD(P)H-binding protein, with translation MKALVIGATGATGKDLVHQLLEDHDFDRVDIFVRKPVDIRHPKLTVHVIDFDAPEQWKPLVTGDVAFSCLGTTLKAAGSKEAQHKVDYDYQYRFAKAARENDVEDYVLVSAYGANPKSKIFYSRMKGELEEAVKRLHFNKITVFKPGMLERKDSDRTGEVLGSRIIKFANRLGLLESQKPLPTDVLAKAMINSSKIKSNGYSSIKLGNIFGFAEKAHNTVTMK, from the coding sequence ATGAAAGCCCTAGTTATCGGCGCTACAGGTGCCACAGGAAAGGATCTGGTACATCAGCTGTTAGAGGATCACGACTTTGATCGCGTCGATATATTTGTAAGAAAACCGGTGGATATCCGGCATCCGAAGCTTACCGTTCACGTCATCGATTTTGATGCCCCTGAACAATGGAAACCGCTTGTTACCGGTGATGTCGCATTTTCATGCCTTGGTACCACACTTAAGGCTGCCGGAAGTAAAGAAGCGCAGCATAAGGTGGACTATGATTATCAGTACCGGTTTGCAAAAGCTGCAAGAGAAAATGACGTGGAAGATTATGTGCTGGTTTCGGCCTATGGCGCGAATCCGAAATCCAAAATATTTTATTCCAGGATGAAAGGCGAGCTGGAAGAAGCGGTGAAGAGATTACATTTCAATAAAATCACCGTTTTTAAACCGGGAATGCTGGAAAGAAAGGATTCAGACCGCACCGGAGAAGTCCTGGGAAGCCGGATCATTAAATTTGCCAACAGGCTTGGCCTTCTGGAAAGCCAGAAACCATTGCCAACTGATGTGCTGGCTAAAGCCATGATTAATTCATCGAAAATAAAAAGCAATGGCTACTCCAGTATTAAGCTGGGAAATATTTTTGGTTTTGCGGAAAAAGCTCATAATACTGTAACAATGAAATAA
- a CDS encoding GIN domain-containing protein, which translates to MTKRYFYILLTVFLFLISCGKISPEGNITKKDLEVEDFNNINLEGKFRVFYARGPKNFVEIETYPNIAGNLDVDVDNKTLSIKEKRGVKGVDFYNVTVYSKYSPAQISISDSVEMNISSEIKTDNFKLSLKNNAIFMGSINTRKAEVEMLNKSRANFLGQTKQAVIKISDTASLIAPYWKIDNLKLDSKNGNYAELNVKDSLSGNVQNTAKLLYYNEPIKAFKADKTARIERKLLN; encoded by the coding sequence ATGACTAAAAGATATTTTTATATACTCCTCACTGTATTTTTATTTCTGATTTCCTGCGGTAAAATATCACCGGAAGGAAATATTACAAAGAAAGATCTTGAGGTCGAAGATTTTAACAACATTAACCTGGAAGGTAAATTCCGGGTGTTCTATGCCCGGGGACCGAAAAATTTTGTTGAGATAGAAACCTATCCGAATATTGCCGGTAACCTCGACGTAGATGTTGACAACAAAACCCTTTCCATTAAAGAAAAGAGAGGCGTGAAAGGAGTGGATTTCTATAACGTGACTGTTTATTCAAAATACAGTCCGGCACAGATCAGTATTTCGGATTCCGTGGAGATGAATATTTCCAGCGAGATCAAAACCGATAATTTTAAGCTCAGTCTTAAAAATAATGCTATTTTCATGGGTTCCATCAACACCAGAAAAGCAGAAGTAGAAATGCTGAACAAAAGCAGGGCTAATTTTTTAGGTCAGACCAAACAGGCAGTCATTAAGATTTCAGATACGGCAAGCCTTATCGCTCCTTACTGGAAAATAGACAACCTGAAACTCGACTCGAAAAACGGAAATTATGCTGAACTCAATGTAAAAGATTCTTTATCTGGAAATGTTCAGAACACGGCAAAACTATTGTATTACAATGAGCCGATCAAAGCTTTTAAGGCAGATAAAACTGCGCGTATCGAACGGAAACTGCTGAACTGA